A genome region from Carya illinoinensis cultivar Pawnee chromosome 2, C.illinoinensisPawnee_v1, whole genome shotgun sequence includes the following:
- the LOC122301878 gene encoding uncharacterized protein LOC122301878 yields the protein MDKAWMHIDDRLHSREYEEGVRQFLAMAVAHTPTTDQIRCPCRRCRNRAFHSIRTVEDHLFLRGFDPTYQCWIFHGEDDPFLSTPLSDEEADDTFDFSEYPDDLDEMLDDIRHGSYMGSHWQRDGDVNVDDQPSTYNTQTNFTFEELVADAQRPLYPSCKQFSKLSFIVKLLHIKSIGSWTVKSFDMVIKLLQEAFPEALFPDSYADARRLERGLGFSYEKIHVCPNDCALFWKENATYNECPKCQASRWEQSTSSARKIPKKVLRYFPLKPRLQRLYMSKKTAQAMRWHVDGRVDDPTCMRHPSDSRVWKDFDIKHHMFSQDPRNVRLGLASDGFNPFNNMSRPYSIWPVLLVPYNLPPWSCMKDPYTMLSLLIPGPKSPGNDIDVFLRPLIDELKELWEEGVRTYDAYSGQNFTMHAALLWTINDFPAYANLSGWSTKGKMACPYCTSDTNSQWLVYGRKHCYMGHRRWLPVGHTWRRRKNAFNGFEEHRLQPSRVDGEELLEQLSLLSHVEFGKSTSKRKRTPNQLNWTKKSIFFELPYWLSLGLRHNLDVMHIEKNICDNVLGTLLNIEGKTKDSANARRDLANLGIRKELHLQHEGDRVTMGLGCYMLNVNERKAFCAWLSKVKFPDGFASNIGRCVNASDGKISGMKSHDCHVFLQALLPVVIGGFLRADVRQALIELSGFFKELCSRTLNIFVLDRLKANIPIILCKLEMIFPPAFFDIMLHLSIHLPEEALLAGPVQYRWMYPFERYLGKFKRYVRNRARPEGSIAEAYVHLECLTFCSMYLHDIETKYNRDERNSDVLIGSVETGNVESLSVFSQKVRPLGTPHSHILADSIKFKARWPRNHYLVLLREHYNKMKEEDPDNIDRRHQSQFPSWFRSRIRELRAVSPTEVTDEIYALACGPDPCVASYAGCIMNGVRFHTQERERHRRTQNCGVVVHSEHQGSPVDFYGLLHDIIEIRYMGWRKVYLFQCTWYDVGDPRRGIRVRDHLTLVNTGRQWYKDEPFALASQATQVFYLPDPILGGSWQVVQKVTSRNVYNIPPVVVAPDDDDSSGGDFEDEEHNIHSNYPPIQDVDEAIFDPLNRVDEEHLPVDVEHLSRLQPSQPVDDDVFIDPSPIREDMGMEDISANDNSDSETMYHLNGGTDDDDGNPYFA from the exons CAGATGACACCTTCGATTTCAGTGAATATCCAGATGATCTGGacgagatgttagatgacattcgTCATGGCTCGTATATGGGAAGTCACTGGCAAAGGGACGGAGATGTGAACGTGGATGATCAACCATCCACCTATAATACTCAAACAAACTTTACCTTCGAGGAGTTGGTCGCTGATGCACAACGTCCACTTTATCCTTCATGTAAGCAGTTCTCGAAGTTGTCATTCATCGTGAAGTTGCTTCACATCAAAAGCATTGGTAGTTGGACTGTGAAGTCCTTCGATATGGTCATAAAGCTTTTGCAAGAGGCATTTCCGGAAGCTCTATTCCCTGATTCATATGCCGATGCTCGTCGCTTGGAGCGTGGCTTGGGGTTTAGTTACGAAAAGATACATGTGTGCCCGAATGATTGTGCtttgttttggaaggaaaatgccacCTACAATGAATGCCCGAAATGTCAAGCATCTAGGTGGGAGCAAAGCACAAGTTCCGCTCGAAAGATACCGAAAAAAGTTCTCCGATATTTTCCGCTGAAGCCGCGGTTGCAGAGGCTATATATGTCAAAGAAGACAGCCCAGGCCATGAGATGGCATGTAGATGGACGTGTTGACGATCCGACATGCATGCGACATCCATCAGATTCTAGGGTTTGGAAGGACTTTGATATCAAACATCATATGTTTTCCCAAGATCCTCGGAATGTTAGACTTGGTTTGGCCAGTGATGGGTTTAATCCTTTCAATAACATGAGTAGACCATACAGCATTTGGCCCGTACTGCTTGTACCTTACAACTTGCCCCcatggtcatgcatgaaagatccatacacCATGTTGTCGTTGCTAATCCCAGGGCCTAAGTCACCAGGTAATGATATTGACGTGTTCTTGCGTCCTCTGATAGATGAGTTGAAGGAGTTATGGGAAGAGGGTGTTCGTACCTATGATGCGTACAGTGGGCAAAACTTTACTATGCATGCAGCTCTACTTTGGACTATCAATGACTTCCCTGCATACGCCAATCTTTCCGGGTGGAGCACAAAAGGCAAGATGGCATGCCCATATTGTACATctgacacaaattcacaatggtTGGTATATGGTCGCAAACATTGctacatgggtcatcgacgatgGTTGCCCGTAGGGCACACATGGAGACGCAGGAAAAATGCTTTTAATGGGTTTGAAGAGCACAGACTCCAACCATCAAGAGTCGATGGAGAGGAATTGCTTGAACAACTAAGTCTTTTGTCACATGTTGAGTTTGGTAAATCTACTTCGAAGAGGAAACGAACGCCCAATCAGcttaattggacaaaaaaatctatattttttgaacttcccTATTGGTTATCCTTGGGTTTGAGACATAACCtggatgttatgcatattgagaaaaacataTGCGATAATGTCTTGGGAACGTTATTGAATATTGAAGGGAAAACTAAGGACTCTGCCAATGCGCGTAGGGATTTGGCAAACCTTGGAATAAGGAAAGAGTTGCACTTACAACATGAAGGCGATCGTGTAACTATGGGCCTTGGTTGCTACATGTTAAATGTAAATGAGCGAAAGGCTTTTTGTGCATGGTTGTCAAAAGTTAAATTCCCTGATGGGTTTGCCTCGAATATTGGCCGGTGTGTAAATGCTAGTGACGGAAAGATCAGTGGAATGAAGAGCCATGACTGTCATGTCTTTTTGCAAGCACTGCTGCCGGTTGTGATTGGTGGGTTCTTACGGGCCGATGTGCGTCAAGCATTGATAGAGTTGAGTGGGTTCTTCAAAGAGTTATGTTCCCGGACTTTGAACATATTTGTATTGGATCGTCTTAAAGCTAATATTCCCATCATTCTAtgcaaactagaaatgatattccctccaGCTTTTTTTGATATAATGCTGCACCTTTCTATTCACTTGCCAGAGGAGGCTCTACTAGCAGGACCCGTGCAAtacagatggatgtatccctTTGAGAGGTATTTAGGGAAGTTCAAGCGTTACGTCCGCAACAGAGCCCGTCCTGAAGGCTCAATTGCTGAGGCATATGTGCATCTCGAGTGCCTAACATTTTGCTCAATGTACCTCCATGATATAGAAACGAAATATAATCGGGACGAACGCAATAGTGATGTACTTATTGGTTCGGTTGAGACGGGAAATGTGGAAAGTTTATCTGTTTTCTCACAAAAGGTTAGACCATTGGGGACACCGCACTCGCACATATTAGCCGACTCGATAAAGTTCAAGGCCCGATG GCCTCGTAACCATTACCTTGTATTACTCAGGGAGCACTATAATAAGATGAAAGAAGAGGACCCTGATAACATCGACCGTAGGCATCAGAGTCAGTTTCCATCGTGGTTTAGATCACGC ATTCGAGAGCTGCGTGCAGTTAGCCCAACTGAGGTAACCGATGAGATATATGCATTAGCATGTGGTCCAGATCCGTGTGTAGCGTCTTATGCCGGATGCATCATGAATGGTGTTCGATTTCATACTCAAGAGCGTGAACGGCATCGGCGCACGCAAAACTGTGGGGTTGTTGTTCATAGTGAGCATCAGGGGTCCCCAGTTGACTTCTACGGTTTGTTGCATGATATTATAGAAAtacgctacatgggttggcgtaagGTTTATCTATTTCAATGCACTTGGTATGATGTTGGGGACCCAAGAAGGGGGATACGTGTAAGGGACCATCTAACTTTAGTGAATACTGGtaggcaatggtataaagatgagccgTTCGCCCTTGCGAGCCAAGCGACGCAAGTATTTTATTTGCCTGATCCGATTTTGGGTGGAAGTTGGCAGGTAGTCCAAAAGGTTACAAGTAGGAATGTTTACAACATTCCTCCTGTAGTTGTGGCCCCAGATGATGATGATTCATCAGGGGGTGATTTTGAAGACGAGGAGCACAATATTCACTCCAACTATCCCCCTATCCAAGATGTCGATGAAGCCATCTTTGATCCCTTGAACCGAGTCGATGAAGAGCATTTGCCCGTAGATGTAGAACACCTCTCGCGTCTTCAACCGTCCCAACCAGTTGACGATGATGTCTTCATTGACCCTAGCCCAATTCGTGAAGACATGGGAATGGAGGACATAAGTGCCAACGATAACTCTGATAGCGAGACCATGTATCATCTGAATGGGGGGACAGATGATGATGACGGTAATCCATATTTTGCGTAG